A genomic window from Micromonospora ferruginea includes:
- a CDS encoding extracellular solute-binding protein: protein MKRSWTHWARTAAVGAVSLAMVAACSGRSTTDDADAAGGQVTLKINFWGDFGLQDLKTKYEAEHPNVKIQLNSGEYNAQHEDLQKKLVAGNGAPDIAAIDEGFMVQFRSQSDKFVNLLDKGAGSYESKYLPWKWKQSLSADGKTQIGLGTDVGGLAMCYRTDLFKAAGLPTERDQVSALWPTWDKFLEVGQQYTGKTKKKFLDAGTNLFNPILGQQQVGFYNDQEQLQMEQGPKVAFDYTVKAVQSGLSANLVSFQADWDKGFTSGAFAVLACPAWMLGHIKDTAPGTQGKWDIAAVPGGGGNWGGSFLTIPKQGKNVDEAYKLLEWLVAPEQQIEIFKKVGNLPSQPALYADPAIADFKNPFFNNAPVGQIFPKMAQGLTPQYLGKKNGPTRVAVENVIRRVENKSLKPDAAWNEAVKEADKAAKS, encoded by the coding sequence ATGAAACGGTCCTGGACGCACTGGGCGCGCACGGCCGCCGTCGGTGCTGTCAGCCTGGCCATGGTCGCCGCCTGTAGCGGCAGGAGCACCACCGACGACGCGGACGCGGCCGGCGGTCAGGTCACGTTGAAGATCAATTTCTGGGGCGACTTCGGTCTGCAGGACCTCAAGACCAAGTACGAGGCCGAGCACCCCAACGTCAAGATCCAGCTCAACTCGGGCGAGTACAACGCCCAGCACGAGGACCTGCAGAAGAAGCTCGTCGCCGGCAACGGCGCGCCGGACATCGCGGCGATCGACGAGGGCTTCATGGTCCAGTTCCGCAGCCAGTCCGACAAGTTCGTCAACCTGCTCGACAAGGGCGCCGGCTCCTACGAGAGCAAGTACCTGCCCTGGAAGTGGAAGCAGTCGCTGTCGGCCGACGGCAAGACGCAGATCGGCCTCGGCACCGACGTCGGTGGCCTGGCCATGTGCTACCGCACCGACCTGTTCAAGGCCGCCGGCCTGCCCACCGAGCGCGACCAGGTCTCCGCGCTCTGGCCCACCTGGGACAAGTTCCTGGAGGTCGGCCAGCAGTACACCGGCAAGACCAAGAAGAAGTTCCTCGACGCCGGCACCAACCTGTTCAACCCGATCCTCGGCCAGCAGCAGGTCGGCTTCTACAACGACCAGGAGCAGCTCCAGATGGAGCAGGGCCCCAAGGTCGCGTTCGACTACACCGTCAAGGCCGTCCAGTCCGGGCTCTCCGCCAACCTGGTCAGCTTCCAGGCCGACTGGGACAAGGGCTTCACCAGCGGCGCGTTCGCGGTGCTCGCCTGCCCGGCCTGGATGCTCGGCCACATCAAGGACACCGCGCCCGGCACCCAGGGCAAGTGGGACATCGCCGCGGTGCCCGGCGGCGGCGGCAACTGGGGCGGCTCGTTCCTGACCATCCCCAAGCAGGGCAAGAACGTCGACGAGGCGTACAAGCTGCTGGAGTGGCTGGTCGCGCCGGAGCAGCAGATCGAGATCTTCAAGAAGGTCGGCAACCTGCCGTCACAGCCGGCGCTCTACGCCGACCCGGCCATCGCCGACTTCAAGAACCCGTTCTTCAACAACGCCCCGGTCGGCCAGATCTTCCCGAAGATGGCGCAGGGCCTCACCCCGCAGTACCTGGGCAAGAAGAACGGCCCGACCCGGGTCGCGGTGGAGAACGTGATCCGGCGGGTCGAGAACAAGTCGCTGAAGCCGGACGCTGCCTGGAACGAGGCGGTCAAGGAGGCCGACAAGGCCGCCAAGTCCTGA
- a CDS encoding carbohydrate ABC transporter permease: protein MSSTRAAPAPPSRRPAPERGRRRADDRRLTWRNRLYRFDMRYMPYLMIAPFFLLFLVFGLFPLLFNAVVSLRNYRLDDPTLPYWAGFENFSRLVADEDFWNALYNTFGIFLLSTVPQLLLALLVASLLNRRLRAQTWWRVGVLLPYVTPIVASTMVFSVFFSRDFGMANWVLGLLGIGGADDPIDWRADKMHAWIAIATMVNWKWIGYNALLYLAAMQSIPRDVYEAAAIDGAGQWKQLWRITVPMIQPVVVFTVILSTIGGLQLFTEPMLFDPNAQAATGGPNGEWQTIAQLIYKVGWKDLNLGYAAAMSWALFLIILVVAGVNYLLTNRLSGGRK from the coding sequence ATGTCCAGCACCCGTGCCGCGCCCGCGCCGCCGAGCCGCCGACCCGCGCCGGAGCGCGGCCGTCGGAGGGCCGACGACCGGAGGCTGACCTGGCGCAACCGGCTGTACCGCTTCGACATGCGCTACATGCCGTACCTCATGATCGCGCCGTTCTTCCTGCTCTTCCTCGTGTTCGGGCTCTTCCCGCTGCTGTTCAACGCGGTGGTCTCGCTGCGCAACTACCGGCTGGACGACCCGACGCTGCCCTACTGGGCGGGGTTCGAGAACTTCAGCCGGCTCGTCGCCGACGAGGACTTCTGGAACGCGCTCTACAACACATTCGGCATCTTCCTGCTCTCCACCGTGCCGCAACTGCTGCTCGCGCTGCTGGTCGCGTCGCTGCTCAACCGGCGGCTGCGGGCGCAGACCTGGTGGCGGGTCGGCGTGCTGCTGCCGTACGTGACGCCGATCGTCGCCTCCACGATGGTGTTCAGCGTCTTCTTCTCCCGCGACTTCGGCATGGCCAACTGGGTGCTCGGGCTGCTCGGCATCGGCGGCGCCGACGACCCGATCGACTGGCGGGCCGACAAGATGCACGCCTGGATCGCCATCGCCACCATGGTTAACTGGAAGTGGATCGGCTACAACGCGCTGCTCTACCTGGCCGCCATGCAGTCCATCCCGCGCGACGTCTACGAGGCCGCCGCGATCGACGGCGCCGGCCAGTGGAAGCAGCTCTGGCGGATCACCGTGCCGATGATCCAGCCGGTGGTCGTGTTCACCGTCATCCTCTCCACCATCGGCGGGTTGCAGCTCTTCACCGAGCCGATGCTCTTCGACCCGAACGCCCAGGCCGCCACCGGCGGGCCGAACGGCGAGTGGCAGACCATCGCCCAGCTCATCTACAAGGTCGGCTGGAAGGACCTCAACCTCGGCTACGCCGCCGCGATGTCCTGGGCGCTCTTCCTGATCATCCTGGTCGTCGCCGGGGTCAACTACCTGCTGACGAACCGACTCTCCGGAGGACGCAAATGA
- a CDS encoding glycoside hydrolase family 2 protein, producing the protein MSRSTLLHEGWTLRAESGPQVPPEIAGTAVPATVPGCVHTDLLAAGLIPDPYLDDNENRLHWIGRTDWVYETTFDRRPGDEADRVDLVCAGLDTVATVTLNGVEVGRTENQHRGYRFDVRSLLRSGDNTLAVRFDSPYRYAEAHRDRLGDRPNAYPEPFNFIRKTACNFGWDWGPTVVTAGIWQRIGLHAWSTARLAGVRPLVTVADGAGRVELHVDVERAGDEPLTVRATVAGVAADVTVPAGERAAVLTLTVPDPALWWPVGYGDQPLHDLDVTLHAADGRELDGTSRRIGFRSVRLDTTPDAHGTPFTLHVNDVPIFVKGVNWIPDDAFANRVTRARLAERFGQAVEANINLLRIWGGGRYESDDFYELADELGLLVQQDFLFACAAYPEEEPFRTEVEAEAREQVARLAGHPSLVLWTGNNENIWGWHDWDWQEPLAGRTWGRGYYLDLLPAVVGELDPTVPYWPGSPWSGREDIHPNDPAHGTMHIWDVWNDDDYTKYREYVPRFVAEFGYQAPPAYATLRRSLSDEPLAHDSPGMAHHQKAADGDRKLQRGLDAHLPPPADFDDWHYYTQLNQARAIQLGVEHFRSHRPVCTGTIVWQLNDCWPVTSWAAVDGDGRRKPLWYALRRAYADRLLTVQPRDGGLALVAVNETAEAWTAPATVTRLTLAGEPRAKTSVDLDVPAYSSVVLALPAELARPDEARRELLVAEAGDTAERALWFFAEDRDVEWPAAEWDATVEPTDGGQRVRVTARTVLRDLTLFPDRLDPSAQVDAALVTLLPGESTVFTVHAPAALDAAALTRRPVLRCVNM; encoded by the coding sequence GTGAGCCGTTCCACGCTGCTGCACGAGGGTTGGACGCTGCGGGCCGAGTCGGGCCCGCAGGTGCCGCCGGAGATCGCCGGGACGGCGGTGCCGGCGACCGTCCCCGGGTGCGTGCACACCGACCTGCTCGCCGCCGGCCTCATCCCCGACCCCTACCTCGACGACAACGAGAACCGGCTGCACTGGATCGGTCGCACCGACTGGGTCTACGAGACCACGTTCGACCGGCGGCCGGGCGACGAGGCCGACCGGGTCGACCTGGTCTGCGCCGGCCTGGACACGGTCGCCACCGTCACGCTCAACGGCGTCGAGGTGGGCCGCACCGAGAACCAGCACCGCGGCTACCGCTTCGACGTCCGGTCGCTGCTGCGCTCCGGCGACAACACGCTCGCCGTCCGCTTCGACTCGCCGTACCGCTACGCCGAGGCGCACCGGGACCGGCTCGGCGACCGGCCCAACGCGTACCCGGAGCCGTTCAACTTCATCCGCAAGACCGCCTGCAACTTCGGCTGGGACTGGGGACCCACGGTGGTCACCGCCGGCATCTGGCAGCGGATCGGCCTGCACGCCTGGTCCACCGCCCGGCTCGCCGGCGTCCGGCCGCTGGTCACCGTGGCCGACGGCGCCGGCCGGGTGGAGCTGCACGTCGACGTGGAACGGGCCGGCGACGAGCCGCTGACCGTACGCGCCACCGTCGCCGGCGTCGCCGCCGACGTCACCGTGCCGGCGGGGGAGCGGGCCGCCGTACTCACCCTCACCGTGCCCGACCCGGCGCTGTGGTGGCCGGTCGGGTACGGCGACCAGCCGCTGCACGACCTCGACGTGACCCTGCACGCCGCCGACGGGCGGGAACTGGACGGCACGTCCCGCCGGATCGGGTTCCGCTCGGTCCGGCTGGACACCACGCCCGACGCCCACGGCACCCCGTTCACGCTGCACGTCAACGACGTGCCGATCTTCGTCAAGGGCGTCAACTGGATCCCCGACGACGCGTTTGCCAACCGGGTCACCCGGGCCCGCCTCGCCGAGCGGTTCGGCCAGGCGGTCGAGGCGAACATCAACCTGCTGCGGATCTGGGGCGGCGGCCGGTACGAGTCGGACGACTTCTACGAGCTGGCCGACGAGCTGGGACTGCTCGTGCAGCAGGACTTCCTGTTCGCCTGCGCGGCCTACCCGGAGGAGGAGCCGTTCCGCACCGAGGTCGAGGCGGAGGCGCGGGAACAGGTCGCCCGCCTCGCCGGCCACCCGTCGCTGGTGCTGTGGACCGGCAACAACGAGAACATCTGGGGCTGGCACGACTGGGACTGGCAGGAGCCGCTCGCCGGCCGCACCTGGGGACGCGGCTACTACCTGGACCTGCTGCCCGCGGTCGTCGGCGAACTCGACCCGACCGTCCCGTACTGGCCGGGCAGCCCGTGGTCCGGCCGCGAGGACATCCACCCCAACGACCCGGCGCACGGCACCATGCACATCTGGGACGTGTGGAACGACGACGACTACACCAAGTACCGCGAGTACGTGCCCCGGTTCGTCGCCGAGTTCGGCTACCAGGCGCCGCCCGCGTACGCGACGCTGCGCCGGTCCCTCTCCGACGAGCCGTTGGCCCACGACTCGCCGGGCATGGCCCACCACCAGAAGGCCGCCGACGGGGACCGCAAACTCCAGCGCGGGCTCGACGCTCACCTGCCGCCGCCCGCCGACTTCGACGACTGGCACTACTACACCCAGCTCAACCAGGCCCGCGCCATCCAGCTCGGCGTCGAGCACTTCCGCTCGCACCGGCCGGTCTGCACGGGCACCATCGTCTGGCAGCTCAACGACTGCTGGCCGGTCACCTCCTGGGCCGCCGTCGACGGCGACGGCCGGCGCAAACCCCTGTGGTACGCGCTGCGCCGCGCCTACGCCGACCGGCTGCTCACCGTGCAACCGCGCGACGGCGGGCTGGCGTTGGTCGCGGTCAACGAGACCGCCGAGGCGTGGACCGCGCCGGCCACGGTCACCCGGCTCACCCTCGCCGGGGAGCCGAGGGCGAAGACCTCGGTCGACCTCGACGTCCCGGCGTACTCCTCGGTGGTGCTGGCGCTGCCGGCGGAGCTGGCGCGGCCGGACGAGGCCCGTCGGGAGCTGCTGGTCGCGGAGGCCGGCGACACCGCGGAGCGGGCGCTGTGGTTCTTCGCCGAGGACCGCGACGTCGAGTGGCCGGCGGCGGAGTGGGACGCCACGGTCGAGCCAACGGACGGCGGCCAGCGGGTGCGGGTGACCGCCCGGACGGTGCTGCGGGACCTGACGCTGTTCCCCGACCGGCTGGACCCGTCCGCGCAGGTCGACGCGGCGTTGGTGACGTTGCTGCCGGGCGAGAGCACCGTCTTCACGGTGCACGCCCCGGCTGCGCTCGACGCCGCGGCGCTGACGCGCCGCCCCGTGCTCCGCTGCGTGAACATGTAA
- a CDS encoding carbohydrate ABC transporter permease: protein MARAPQDTPAGLWTYLLLAVSMLFAAFPLYWMFVIATSNDEALAKLPPAIIPGDRFLTNVDEVFSLQDVYFAASLVNSVIVSTVVTASVLFFCSLAGFAFAKLRFKGSNALMLFVVLTLTVPNQLGIVALYIVMGKLGWNGTLLAVIAPGLVTAFGVFYMRQFIVNTVPDELIESARVDGATTMRVYATIVLPAIRPALAVLGLLTFVATWNDFQWPLITLSGTDFPTSMVAISDLASGNYVIYRRVLAGAFIATIPLLLMLFIGGRQIVRGIMEGAVKS from the coding sequence ATGGCCCGGGCGCCGCAGGACACCCCGGCCGGGCTCTGGACCTACCTGCTGCTCGCGGTCAGCATGCTGTTCGCCGCGTTCCCGCTCTACTGGATGTTCGTCATCGCCACCAGCAACGACGAGGCGCTGGCGAAGCTGCCCCCGGCGATCATCCCCGGCGACCGGTTCCTCACCAACGTCGACGAGGTCTTCTCCCTCCAGGACGTCTACTTCGCCGCCTCGCTGGTCAACAGCGTCATCGTCTCGACGGTGGTGACCGCCTCGGTGCTGTTCTTCTGCTCGCTGGCCGGGTTCGCGTTCGCCAAGCTGCGCTTCAAGGGCAGCAACGCGCTGATGCTCTTCGTGGTGCTCACGCTGACCGTGCCCAACCAGCTCGGCATCGTCGCGCTCTACATCGTGATGGGCAAGCTCGGCTGGAACGGCACCCTGCTCGCGGTCATCGCGCCCGGCCTGGTCACCGCGTTCGGCGTGTTCTACATGCGGCAGTTCATCGTGAACACCGTCCCGGACGAGCTGATCGAGTCGGCCCGGGTCGACGGCGCCACGACCATGCGGGTGTACGCCACCATCGTGCTCCCCGCGATCCGCCCGGCCCTCGCGGTGCTCGGCCTGCTCACGTTCGTGGCCACCTGGAACGACTTCCAGTGGCCGCTGATCACGCTGAGCGGTACCGACTTCCCGACCTCCATGGTCGCGATCTCCGACCTGGCCAGCGGCAACTACGTGATCTACCGGCGGGTGCTGGCCGGCGCGTTCATCGCCACCATCCCCCTGCTGCTCATGCTGTTCATCGGTGGACGCCAGATCGTCCGCGGAATCATGGAAGGCGCGGTGAAGTCGTGA
- a CDS encoding LacI family DNA-binding transcriptional regulator, translated as MKRPTIADVARRAGVSKGAVSYALNGQPGVSEATRQRILAIAAEIGFSPSSAARALSGATAKAVGLALCRPARILGIEPFFMELISGVESELSARSYALTLQVVTDQEAEIAVYRRWWAERRVDGVFVCDLRTDDRRVPALEELQLPAVVIGGPGHTGALASVWSDDAAALVETVEYLVALGHRRIARVGGLPSLLHTEIRTDAFTDVCRRLGLDEASTVWSDYTGEEGARATRRLLSSAKRPTAVIYDNDVMAIAGLSVAQEMGLAVPGDLSIVAWDDSPLCQLVHPPLTALGRDIPAYGAHAARQLLAVIAGEAVTGVQDETAHLTPRGSTAPPRVN; from the coding sequence GTGAAGCGGCCGACCATCGCCGACGTCGCCCGGCGCGCCGGAGTCTCCAAGGGCGCGGTGTCCTACGCGCTGAACGGGCAACCCGGCGTCTCCGAGGCGACCCGCCAACGCATCCTGGCGATCGCCGCCGAGATCGGGTTCAGTCCGAGCAGCGCCGCCCGGGCGCTCTCCGGCGCCACCGCCAAGGCGGTCGGGCTCGCGCTGTGCCGGCCCGCCCGGATACTCGGCATCGAGCCGTTCTTCATGGAGCTGATCAGCGGCGTCGAGTCGGAGCTGTCCGCCCGCTCGTACGCGCTGACCCTCCAGGTGGTCACCGACCAGGAGGCGGAGATCGCGGTCTACCGCCGGTGGTGGGCCGAGCGGCGGGTGGACGGCGTCTTCGTCTGCGACCTGCGCACCGACGACCGGCGGGTGCCCGCGCTGGAGGAACTCCAACTGCCGGCGGTGGTCATCGGCGGCCCCGGGCACACCGGCGCCCTGGCCAGCGTCTGGTCCGACGACGCGGCGGCCCTGGTCGAGACGGTGGAGTACCTGGTCGCGCTCGGGCACCGGCGGATCGCCCGGGTCGGCGGCCTGCCCTCGCTGCTGCACACCGAGATCCGCACCGACGCGTTCACCGACGTGTGCCGGCGGCTCGGGCTGGACGAGGCGAGCACGGTCTGGTCCGACTACACCGGCGAGGAGGGGGCGCGCGCCACCCGCCGGCTGCTCAGCTCCGCGAAGCGCCCCACCGCGGTGATCTACGACAACGACGTGATGGCGATCGCCGGCCTTTCCGTGGCCCAGGAGATGGGGCTCGCCGTGCCCGGCGACCTGTCCATCGTGGCCTGGGACGACTCGCCGCTCTGCCAGCTCGTGCACCCGCCGCTGACCGCGCTGGGCCGGGACATCCCGGCGTACGGCGCGCACGCCGCCCGCCAGCTCCTCGCCGTGATAGCCGGCGAGGCGGTG